The genomic DNA actctctctcactctctgtttctctctgtctctctctgtctctctctctgtctctctctgtctcacactctctcactctctctctccctctctctctctgtatctctctctctctctctctgtatcgctctctgtctctgtctctctctctccctctctctctctctctctctctctctgtctctctcttgctctctctctgtatctctctctcactctgtctctctctctgtctctctctcgctctgtctctctcgctctctgtctctctctctctctctctctctctctctgtgtctctctctctctgcctccatctctctctctcagtctctctctgtctctctctctcagtctctctctgtctctctctctctctctctctctatctctgtctctctctgtctctctcactcactctctctgtctctctcacgctctctctctctgtctctgtctctctctctcactctctgtcagtgtctctctctctctgcttctttctctttctctctgtctctctctttctctcggtctcagtctctctctctctctgtctctctctctctctctcactctctctcactctctgtttctctctgtctctctttctgtctctctctgtctcacactctctcactctctctctgtctccctctctctctctctgtctctctctgtctctctctctctgtctctctgactctccctctccctctctctgtctctctctctctctctgtctctccctctccctctctctgtctcgccctctccctctctctgtctctctcactctctctgtctctctctctctgtctctctctctctctctctctgtctctctctctctctgtctctgtctccctctctctctctctcgctctctctctccctctctctctctgtatctctctctctctctctctctctgtatcgctctctgtctctgtctctctctctccctctctctctctctcactctctctctgtctctctcttgctctctctctgtatctctctctcactctgtctctctctctctctgcctccatctctctctctcagtctctctctgtctctctctctcagtctctctctgtctctgtctctctctctctctgtctctctgtctcactctctctgtctctctcactctctctctctctgtctcactctctctcggtctctctctctctctctctctctctccctctctgtctctgaccCTACTCCTGGTCTCGGAGTCCCTGatctaacactgtgtgtgtgtgtgtgtgtgtgtgttagtgagagagagagtgtgagtctgGTCacacccctcggtctctctctctctctctctctctctctctctctgtctgtctcggtctcagtctctctctctctctgtctctctctctctctctcactctctctcactctctgtttctctctgtctctttctgtctctctctgtgtctctctctgtctcacactctctcactctctctctctcactctctctctgtctctctctctctctctctgacccgacTCCTGGTCTCGGAGTCCCTGatctaacactgtgtgtgtgtgtgtgtgtgtgtgttagtgagagagagagtgtgagtctgGTCacacccctcggtctctctctctctctctctctctctctctctgtctgtctctgtctctgtctctctctctctttctttctctctccctccctccctctccctctctctgtctctttcgctgtctgtctctctctctcactctctctgtctctttctctctctgtctctctctctctctctctctgtttctgtctctctctctgtctctctctctctctctctctctgtctctctatctctgtctctctctgtctctctcactcactctctctgtctctctcacgctctctctctctgtctctgtctctctctctcactctctgtcagtgtctctctctctctgcctctttctctttctctctgtctctctctctctctcggtctcagtctctctctctctctgtctctctctctctctctctcactctctctcactctctgtttctctctgtctcacactctctcactctctctctctcactctctctctgtctctctctctctctctctgacccgacTCCTGGTCTCGGAGTCCCTGatctaacactgtgtgtgtgtgtgtgtgtgtgtgtgagagagagtgtgagtctgGTCacacccctcggtctctctctctctctcttgctctctctgtgtctgtctccctctctctgtctccctctctctgtatctctctctctctctctctctgtctctctctctgtatctctctgtatcgctctctgtctctgtctctctctctatctccctctctctctctctctgtctctctctctctctctgcctctccctctctctctctctctcactctctctgtctctctctcgctctctctgtctctctctctatctctctctcactctgtctgtctgtctctctctctctctctctctgtctccctctctctctctctcagtctctctctgtctctctctctctgactctccctctccctctctctgtctctctctctctctctctccctctctctgtctctccctctccctctctctgtctctctcactctctctgtctctctctgtctctctctctctctctctctctgtctctgtctccctctctcgctctctctctctctccctctctctgtatctctctctctctgtctctctctctctgtatcgctctctgtctctgtctctctctctccctctctctctctcactctctctctgtctctctcttgctctctctctgtatctctctctcactctgtctctctctctgtctctctttctctctgtctctctctctgtctctctcgctctctgtctctctctctgtctctctctgtctcacactctctcactctctctctctcactctctctctgtctctctctctctctctctgacccgacTCCTGGTCTCGGAGTCCCTGatctaacactgtgtgtgtgtgtgtgtgtgtgtgtgtgtgtgtgagagagagtgtgagtctgGTCacacccctcggtctctctctctctctctctctctctctctgtctctctctctctctctctctctgacccgacTCCTGGTCTCGGAGTCCCTGatctaacactgtgtgtgtgtgtgtgtgtgtgtgttagtgagagagagtgtgagtctgGTCacacccctcggtctctctctctctctctcactctctctctgtctccctctctctctctctcttcctctctctctgtctctgtctctctctctgtatctctctctctctctgtctctctctctctctgtctctctctcacactctgtatctctgtctctctctctctgtatctcgctctctctctctctctctctgtctgtctctgtctctctctctctttctctctccctccctccctctccctctctctgtctctctcgctgtctgtctctctctctctctcactctctctgtctctttctctctctgtctctctctctctctctctctctctgtctctgtctctctctctgtctctctctctctctctctgtctccctctctctctctctatctgtctctctctctgtctccctctctctgtctctctctctctctctctctgtcactctctctcgctcactctctgtcagtgtctctctctctctctgtctctctctcactcactgtctctctctctctctgtctctctctctcgctcgctctctctctcactctctgtcagtgtctctctctctctctgtctgtctctctctgcctctcttggtctctctgtctctctctctttctctctctctctctctctgtctctctcggtctcggtctctctctctctctctctctctctgaccctactCCTGGTTTCGGAGTCCCTGatctaacactgtgtgtgtgtgtgtgtgtgtgtgtgtgtgtgtgtgagagagagtgtgagtctgGTCACACCCCTCGgtctctttttgtctctctcactctctctgtctctgtctctctctctctccgtctccctctctctctctctctctctctgtctctcccgctctctctctgtctctctctctctcactctgtttctctctctctgtctctctctctctgtctctctctctctccgtctccctctctctctctccctcactctctctgcctctctctctctgtctctctctctctctccctctctgtctctgaccCTACTCCTGGTCTCGGAGTCCCTGATCTAacactgtgtgggtgtgtgtgtgtgtgtgtgtgtgtgtgagagagagtgagagtctggTCACAACCCTCGGTCGGCTCACCTCTTCCTCCCGCCTCCAGTCCGTCTCCTTCATCTCCAGCTCCTCGCGGGCCATCGACCAATCCTCGGTCAGCTTGCGGAGATCCTCGCTCAGCGCCTGATTGGCTGCGTTGGCCTGCTCCAGTTGTTCACGTAGCAGGGTGTTGACCTCGGCCAGGCTGGAGCACCTGCAAAGGGGAGGTCACAGGTCGCAGGTCAAGGACTGTTCACCACCCGCCAGTCCGCTCTACTATTGGCCGGGCTATTCGACAATGCCAAGCATCACGAGCAGACCCAATGCTGCCCCAACCTGTACTttgtcccctcccccacacaaacatagaaacatagaaacatagaaaataggtgcaggagtaggccattcggcccttctagcctgcaccgccattcaatgagttcatggctgaacattcaacttcagtaccccattcctgctttctcgccataccccttgatcccccgagtagtaaggacctcatctaactcctttttgaatgtatttagtgaattggcctcaacaactttctgtggtagagaattccacaggttcaccactctctgggtgaagaagttcctccgcatctcggtcctaaatggcttaccccttatccttagactgtgacccctggttctggacttccccaacattgggaacattcttcctgcatctaacctgtctaaacccgtcagaattttatatgtttctatgaggtcccctctcattcttctcaactccagtgaatacaagcccagttgatccagtctttcttgataggtcagtcccgccatcccgggaatcagtctggtgaaccttcgctgcactccctcaatagcaagtatgtccttcctcaggttaggagaccaaaactgtacacaatactccaggtgtggcctcaccaatgtcctgtacaactgtagcaacatctccctgcccctgtactcaaatcccctcgctatgaaggccaacatgccatttgctttcttaaccgcctgctgtacctgcatgctaaccttcaatgactgatgtaccatgacacccaggtctctttgcacctccccttttcctaatctgtcaccattcagataatagtctgtctctctgtttttaccaccaaagtggataacctcacatttatccacattatacttcatctgccatgcatttgcccactcacctaacctatccaagtcgctctgcagcctcatagcatcctcctcgcagctcacactgccacccaacttagtgtcatccgcaaatttggagatactacatttaatcccctaatctaaatcattaatgtacaatataaacagctggggccccagcacagaaccttgcggcaccccactagtcactgcctgccattctgaaaagtacccatttactccttttactctttgcttcctgtctgacaaccagttctcaatccatgtcagtacactacccccaatcccatgtgctctaactttgcacatcaatctcttgtgtgggaccttgtcgaacgccttctgaaagtccaaatataccacatcaactggttctcccttatccactctactggaaacatcctcaaaaaattccagaagatttgtcaagcatgatttccctttcacaaatccgtgctgacttggacctatcatgtcacctctttccaaatgcactgctatgacatccttaataattgattccatcattttacccactaccgatgtcaggctgaccggtctataattccctgttttctctctccctccttttttaaaaagtggggttacattggctaccctccactccataggaactgatccagagtcaatggaatgttggaaaatgactgtcaacgcatccactatttccaaggccacctccttaagtactctgggatgcagtccatcaggccctggggatttatcggccttcaatcccatcaatttccccaacacaatttcccggctgataaggatttccctcagttcatcctccttactagaccctctgaccccttttatatccggaaggttgtttgtgtcctccttcgtgaataccgaaccaaagtacttgttcaattggtccgccatttctttgttccccgttatgacttcccctgattctgactgcaggggacctacgtttgtctttactaacctttttctctttacatatctatagaaacttttgcaatccgtcttaatgttccctgcaagcttcttctcatactccattttccctgccctaatcaaaccctttgtcctcctctgctgagttctaaatttctcccagtccccaggttcgctgctatttctggccaatttgtatgccacttccttggctttaatactatccctgatttcccttgatagccacggttgagccaccttcccttttttatttctatgccagacaggaatgtacaattgttgtagttcatccatgcggtctcta from Pristiophorus japonicus isolate sPriJap1 unplaced genomic scaffold, sPriJap1.hap1 HAP1_SCAFFOLD_2432, whole genome shotgun sequence includes the following:
- the LOC139245855 gene encoding rootletin-like; this translates as MEFGIRNIGSFIETPGNSCGSKSEGTPMMIESKQLRFIKFCYKKCSSLAEVNTLLREQLEQANAANQALSEDLRKLTEDWSMAREELEMKETDWRREEERERQRQRERERERDREQRERQRARETERETER